One stretch of Cetobacterium sp. NK01 DNA includes these proteins:
- a CDS encoding methionine ABC transporter permease yields MEEKLYSYLGNVIKYQDEMVRAMGETLTMVAIAGTVSTLIGTIMGIVLVITRKGGILENSLINNILGKFINIFRSIPFVILLAALIPVTRFFMGTTIGLKGAIVPLIFGSAPFVARQIESALLSVDSGVIEAAYAMGSSPFEIIYRVLLREALPEIIYALIITTVSLIGFSAVAGTVGGGGLGDFAIRYGYQHFKTDIMVVTIIILVSLITFIQWSGEKILKKIKR; encoded by the coding sequence ATGGAAGAAAAATTATATAGTTATTTAGGAAATGTAATAAAGTATCAAGACGAAATGGTTCGTGCCATGGGAGAAACACTAACAATGGTTGCTATAGCAGGAACTGTTTCAACATTAATTGGAACAATTATGGGAATAGTTTTAGTTATAACTAGAAAAGGTGGAATTTTGGAAAATAGTTTAATTAATAATATTTTAGGAAAATTTATAAATATTTTTAGATCAATTCCATTTGTAATTCTACTGGCAGCTTTAATTCCTGTAACAAGGTTTTTTATGGGAACAACTATTGGTTTAAAAGGAGCAATTGTTCCTCTTATATTTGGGTCAGCTCCATTTGTTGCAAGACAAATAGAATCGGCATTATTAAGTGTTGATTCAGGAGTAATAGAAGCAGCCTACGCAATGGGATCTTCTCCGTTTGAAATAATTTATAGAGTATTATTGAGAGAAGCATTACCAGAGATTATTTATGCTCTTATTATAACTACAGTTAGTTTAATTGGATTTTCAGCTGTAGCAGGAACAGTTGGTGGTGGCGGTCTTGGTGACTTTGCTATTAGATATGGATATCAACATTTTAAAACAGATATCATGGTAGTAACAATTATAATTTTGGTAAGCTTGATAACTTTTATACAATGGTCGGGAGAAAAAATATTAAAAAAAATAAAACGTTAG
- a CDS encoding MetQ/NlpA family ABC transporter substrate-binding protein: MKILKILKVVIFLVLSTVGFLGCGNSSDDSSTTEKKVVKLGINGDENVIWENVRDQLAKENIELKFINFADYIRPNLALQDKEIDINAFQTEIYFDNFKKEHKLSIVNLGYTVLAPMGIYSKKLTDLSQLKDGAVVAIPNDSSNGGRALLLLQDAGLISVNKDAGAFPRVKDIIENPKNIKIVELVATQIPRSIEDVDVAAINNGVAVQAGYSPLVDSIFIEDFKNERLKPYFNIIASRDDNQNKPEIKRVLEVYQTAENKKIIDDYYKGSSIAVF; the protein is encoded by the coding sequence ATGAAAATATTAAAGATTTTAAAGGTAGTTATATTTTTGGTGTTATCAACAGTAGGATTTTTAGGATGTGGGAACTCATCAGATGATTCCTCAACAACAGAGAAAAAAGTAGTAAAACTAGGAATTAATGGAGATGAAAATGTAATCTGGGAAAATGTAAGAGACCAACTTGCAAAAGAGAATATAGAACTAAAGTTTATAAATTTTGCAGACTATATAAGACCAAATTTGGCTCTTCAAGATAAGGAAATAGATATAAATGCATTTCAAACAGAGATATATTTTGACAATTTTAAAAAGGAACATAAGTTATCAATAGTTAATTTAGGATATACAGTATTAGCTCCAATGGGGATTTATTCTAAAAAATTAACGGATTTATCTCAGTTAAAAGATGGAGCAGTAGTAGCTATTCCAAATGACAGCTCAAATGGTGGAAGAGCACTACTTTTACTTCAGGATGCAGGGCTTATAAGTGTAAATAAAGATGCAGGAGCTTTTCCAAGAGTTAAAGACATTATAGAAAATCCAAAGAATATAAAAATAGTTGAGTTAGTAGCAACTCAAATTCCAAGATCAATAGAAGATGTAGATGTTGCGGCTATAAATAATGGTGTTGCTGTTCAAGCTGGATATTCACCATTGGTAGATTCAATCTTTATTGAAGATTTTAAAAATGAGAGATTAAAGCCATATTTTAATATAATAGCTTCAAGAGATGATAATCAAAATAAACCAGAGATAAAAAGAGTTTTAGAAGTTTATCAAACTGCTGAAAATAAAAAAATAATAGATGATTATTATAAAGGGTCTTCAATAGCTGTATTTTAG
- a CDS encoding M20 family metallopeptidase, with translation MEKKIIDFLDSNRDIFIDLSQKIHQNPEIGNEEYFAADLLTKFLEEKGFDVERNIAGHETGFIARKQSKNGEYPKIAFLAEYDALPNLGHACGHNIIGAISVAGAVGLGELLDNVSGEVIVYGCPSEEGGENGSSKGSFVRENLFEGVDVAMIIHPGSEHSITKKSLAVNPLDFEFFGQSSHAAGSPENGKNALDALLHFFNGIATLRQHVKSDVKIHGIITHGGDAPNIIPDYTKARFYIRSSTKEGCDEVTEKVEAIAHGAALMTGCTVKISSFQNRVDNLIPTRYFDELYVETMKKLGVEVSTDSKKGMGSTDVGNVSHIIPTIHPNIKICDCNVFGHTHEFAKAAGSIKGDEAVILGGKALALLGLDLILNKEKLENIKENFLSR, from the coding sequence ATGGAAAAGAAAATAATAGATTTTTTAGATAGTAATAGAGATATTTTTATAGATCTTAGTCAAAAAATACACCAAAATCCTGAGATTGGAAACGAAGAGTATTTTGCAGCGGATTTATTAACAAAGTTTTTAGAAGAAAAAGGATTTGATGTTGAAAGAAATATAGCAGGACATGAGACGGGGTTTATAGCTAGAAAGCAATCTAAAAATGGAGAGTATCCTAAAATAGCTTTTTTAGCTGAATATGATGCACTTCCAAATCTAGGTCATGCTTGTGGTCATAATATAATAGGAGCAATAAGTGTTGCTGGAGCAGTTGGCTTAGGTGAGTTATTAGATAATGTTTCGGGTGAAGTTATCGTTTACGGTTGTCCTTCAGAAGAGGGAGGAGAGAATGGAAGTTCTAAGGGTTCTTTTGTTCGTGAAAATCTTTTTGAAGGGGTGGATGTTGCAATGATAATACATCCAGGAAGCGAGCATTCAATAACAAAGAAGAGTTTAGCAGTAAATCCTTTGGATTTTGAATTCTTTGGGCAATCATCTCATGCTGCAGGTTCTCCTGAAAATGGTAAAAATGCTTTAGATGCATTACTACATTTTTTCAACGGAATTGCAACACTTAGACAACATGTTAAATCAGATGTAAAAATTCACGGAATAATAACTCATGGAGGGGATGCACCAAATATAATTCCAGATTACACTAAGGCTAGATTTTATATTAGATCTTCGACAAAAGAGGGTTGTGATGAAGTTACAGAAAAAGTAGAAGCTATAGCTCATGGTGCAGCACTTATGACAGGATGTACTGTAAAAATTTCTAGTTTTCAAAATAGAGTTGATAATCTTATACCAACGAGATATTTTGATGAACTTTATGTAGAAACTATGAAAAAATTAGGAGTAGAGGTTTCTACAGATTCAAAAAAGGGGATGGGATCAACTGATGTGGGGAACGTGAGTCACATAATACCAACAATTCATCCAAATATAAAAATTTGTGATTGTAATGTTTTTGGTCATACCCATGAATTTGCAAAAGCAGCTGGGTCTATTAAAGGAGATGAAGCTGTTATATTAGGAGGAAAAGCTTTAGCTTTATTAGGGTTAGATTTAATTTTAAATAAAGAAAAATTAGAGAATATAAAAGAAAATTTTTTATCAAGATAA
- a CDS encoding dihydrolipoyl dehydrogenase family protein — MYDTIVIGGGAGGLTTSIGLASAGKKVLLIEKDHLGGECTWGGCVPSKSFISASKTASTLTEALEMALKNVHAIGDSELPHISNFKNIDFVKGEGAFIDKNTILVNGQQYIGKYIVISTGSSPFIPNIKGLDKVKYLANHNFFYEKGDYKSITLIGAGIISLELAFPLKKLNIDVTILEKSDIFLPMMEAEVRDFYLDKLKEAGINLILNCTSMEIENTDNNILIKTNNGDFLSEKIFISAGRTPNIQNLNLDKTKIKYDTKGISVDEFMRTSEKNIFAIGDIASSFKFSHVAGYQGEIVVRNILFPYIMKKIDYSFIPWTLFGDIEVSKVGLNEKDAHKKYKKTYIYSLDLNNERSLITFEKAFFLKIICDNRFNIVGATCIGERAGEIIGFLQLMIGNKVKFYKVMNSVQAYPTYTYYIRNLAKKAYIDYLRSFLP, encoded by the coding sequence ATGTATGATACAATTGTAATTGGAGGTGGAGCAGGTGGACTTACAACTTCAATTGGTCTTGCTTCTGCTGGAAAAAAGGTTCTTTTAATTGAAAAAGATCACTTAGGTGGAGAATGTACTTGGGGTGGATGTGTTCCATCTAAAAGTTTTATCTCTGCATCTAAAACTGCTTCAACTTTGACAGAAGCTCTAGAAATGGCTCTTAAAAATGTTCATGCTATTGGCGATAGTGAACTCCCTCATATTTCTAACTTCAAAAATATAGATTTTGTAAAAGGTGAAGGAGCTTTTATTGATAAAAATACTATTTTAGTTAATGGACAACAATATATTGGAAAATATATTGTTATTTCTACAGGAAGTTCACCTTTTATTCCTAATATAAAAGGATTAGATAAAGTTAAGTACTTGGCAAATCATAACTTCTTTTATGAAAAAGGTGATTATAAAAGTATTACTTTAATTGGTGCTGGAATAATCTCTTTAGAACTAGCTTTTCCTCTTAAAAAATTAAATATAGATGTAACTATTCTTGAAAAATCCGATATTTTTCTACCTATGATGGAAGCTGAAGTGAGAGATTTTTATCTTGATAAATTAAAAGAAGCAGGAATCAATTTAATATTAAATTGCACATCTATGGAGATTGAAAATACAGATAATAATATTCTAATAAAAACTAATAATGGTGATTTTTTAAGTGAAAAAATATTTATCTCTGCTGGTAGAACTCCAAATATACAGAATCTTAATTTAGATAAAACTAAAATTAAGTATGATACAAAAGGAATTTCTGTAGATGAATTTATGAGAACATCTGAAAAAAATATATTTGCAATTGGTGATATAGCCTCTTCTTTCAAATTTTCACATGTGGCTGGTTACCAAGGAGAAATTGTTGTGAGAAATATTCTTTTCCCATATATTATGAAAAAGATAGATTATTCATTTATTCCTTGGACACTTTTTGGAGATATTGAAGTTTCTAAAGTTGGTTTAAATGAGAAGGATGCTCACAAAAAATATAAAAAAACATATATATATTCTCTAGATTTAAATAATGAGAGAAGTTTAATTACATTTGAAAAAGCATTTTTTCTAAAAATTATTTGTGATAATAGATTTAATATTGTCGGCGCTACATGTATTGGTGAACGGGCTGGTGAAATTATTGGTTTCTTACAACTAATGATTGGAAATAAAGTAAAATTTTATAAAGTTATGAATTCTGTACAAGCATATCCAACATATACGTATTATATTAGAAATTTAGCTAAAAAAGCTTATATTGATTATCTAAGAAGTTTTTTACCTTAA
- a CDS encoding ATP synthase subunit I, protein MIIAFIGGIVLGFLFFYSLDFGVNESKKFKNPSLFIFVTSIVRILLLLVGFYYLAQNSGQRFFAALIGAILSRVYIVYFYRNKKK, encoded by the coding sequence ATGATTATTGCATTTATAGGTGGAATTGTTTTAGGTTTTTTATTTTTTTATAGTTTAGATTTTGGTGTTAATGAAAGTAAAAAGTTTAAAAATCCTTCATTGTTTATTTTCGTAACTTCTATCGTTAGAATTTTACTTTTATTAGTTGGATTTTATTATTTAGCTCAAAATAGTGGACAAAGATTTTTTGCCGCTTTAATCGGTGCAATTTTATCAAGAGTTTATATTGTTTATTTTTATAGAAATAAGAAAAAATAA
- a CDS encoding sirohydrochlorin cobaltochelatase — MKKLLLSLFCLSTALVLAHGEEAFEDAEFYTGGKSAVIMTHFGTTHQDTRAKTIDAINQKAIKAFEGKADVFEAYTSRIVTKRVAANESIKKYNPSEVLLSLKKQGYKNVIIQPTNIIDGVEMESIKKEAQLHTKDFTNLRVGDVLLSDPHHYEDVINAVMRTVGPLNKKEAVVLVGHGTYNSATSAYAMFDYMAKDMEKPIYVGTVEGYPTFENVVKQLKKDNKKEVTLMPMMFVAGDHAKNDIAGEWKEKLEKAGFKVNVKLVPLGEISEIQDMFVGNAKFLEKHRSIDIIEKKAGYAKSKEL, encoded by the coding sequence ATGAAAAAATTATTATTGTCACTATTTTGTTTATCTACAGCTTTAGTTTTAGCACATGGAGAAGAAGCTTTTGAAGATGCAGAGTTTTATACGGGAGGAAAAAGTGCTGTTATAATGACACACTTTGGAACAACACATCAAGATACGAGAGCTAAGACTATTGATGCAATCAATCAGAAAGCTATAAAAGCTTTTGAAGGAAAAGCAGACGTATTTGAAGCATATACATCTAGAATTGTAACTAAAAGAGTAGCTGCAAATGAAAGTATAAAAAAATATAATCCAAGTGAAGTATTATTATCTTTAAAAAAACAGGGATATAAAAATGTTATTATTCAACCAACAAATATAATTGATGGTGTAGAAATGGAGTCAATAAAAAAAGAAGCTCAACTTCATACAAAAGATTTTACAAATTTAAGAGTAGGAGATGTACTTCTAAGTGATCCTCATCATTATGAAGATGTAATTAATGCTGTAATGAGAACAGTTGGACCTTTAAATAAAAAAGAAGCTGTAGTTTTAGTAGGACATGGAACATACAATTCAGCAACTTCTGCTTATGCAATGTTTGATTATATGGCTAAAGATATGGAGAAGCCAATTTATGTTGGAACAGTTGAAGGTTATCCAACTTTTGAAAATGTTGTAAAACAATTAAAAAAAGATAATAAAAAAGAAGTTACTTTAATGCCAATGATGTTTGTGGCAGGAGATCATGCTAAAAATGATATTGCAGGTGAATGGAAAGAGAAGTTAGAAAAAGCTGGATTTAAAGTTAATGTAAAGTTAGTTCCTCTTGGTGAAATATCTGAAATTCAAGATATGTTTGTAGGTAATGCAAAGTTTCTTGAAAAGCATAGAAGTATAGATATTATAGAAAAGAAAGCAGGATATGCAAAAAGTAAAGAGTTATAA
- the msrB gene encoding peptide-methionine (R)-S-oxide reductase MsrB translates to MENVKNIYLAGGCFWGVEAYMEKIKGVIDTVSGYANGKTQNPSYEDVIYRGTGHAETVRVTYDANKVNLQTLLRYYFRIIDPVSLNKQGNDRGTQYRTGIYYEKNEDKDIIEKEITFLQKNYSKKIMIEVLPLIRFDVAEDYHQDYLKKNPHGYCHIDLSKADYIIIDENKYHKLSDEELKSKLTEKQYKVTQLADTESAFNNEYWNFFEPGIYIDITTGEPLFSSKDKFKSQCGWPSFSKPIVPEVIKYHRDNSFNMERIEVISRVGKSHLGHVFDDGPKEFGGLRYCINSAAIEFIPLKEMKDRGYEDLVSSIS, encoded by the coding sequence ATGGAAAATGTAAAAAATATCTATTTAGCAGGAGGATGTTTTTGGGGTGTAGAAGCCTATATGGAAAAGATCAAAGGTGTAATAGATACTGTTTCAGGATATGCTAATGGTAAAACACAAAATCCATCATATGAAGACGTTATTTATAGAGGAACTGGTCATGCAGAAACAGTTCGTGTAACATATGATGCTAATAAGGTTAATTTACAAACGCTTTTAAGATATTATTTTAGAATTATTGATCCAGTAAGTTTAAATAAACAAGGAAATGACCGTGGGACTCAATATAGAACAGGAATCTATTACGAAAAAAATGAAGATAAAGATATTATTGAAAAAGAGATTACTTTTCTTCAAAAAAATTATTCTAAAAAAATAATGATAGAGGTTTTACCTTTAATACGATTTGATGTAGCAGAAGATTACCATCAGGATTATTTGAAGAAAAATCCTCATGGATATTGCCATATAGATTTATCAAAAGCAGATTATATAATAATTGATGAAAATAAATACCATAAGCTATCAGATGAAGAATTAAAATCAAAATTAACAGAAAAGCAATATAAAGTAACCCAATTAGCAGATACAGAAAGTGCTTTTAATAATGAATATTGGAATTTTTTTGAACCTGGAATATATATAGATATAACAACAGGGGAACCTTTATTTTCATCGAAAGATAAATTTAAATCCCAATGTGGATGGCCAAGTTTTTCAAAGCCAATAGTTCCAGAAGTAATAAAATATCATAGAGATAATAGTTTTAATATGGAAAGAATAGAAGTTATAAGTAGAGTTGGAAAATCCCATTTAGGACATGTTTTTGATGATGGCCCTAAAGAATTTGGCGGACTTAGATATTGTATTAATAGCGCGGCCATAGAATTTATACCCTTAAAAGAAATGAAAGATCGAGGTTATGAAGATTTAGTGTCATCAATATCTTGA
- a CDS encoding ABC transporter permease, with the protein MNFLESLKGAIQNLKGNKVRSFLTMLGIIIGISSVITMSAIGKGGQQNITGDLKEGGYGKFTISIDKDDEEFRWKYLLEPEIVDSLKETNIFKNVSANISTRVFLELGKRREIVQLVATTSDYEKIDKTEYIFGREFLPFEYEKGEKILVIDNLTAKDLFGSADKAIGNKMSFAVGRKNSPITYKIVGVFKNPLEELIKVMGGRRIPRFMRTPLNTYDKVYNLSKGGYNSIIVESKNPENLAADMKNANTILEDITGVKGLYQVETMSNAAASFDNILSTLNLFITFVAGISLFVGGIGVMNIMLVSVIERTKEIGIRKAIGATNKDILIQFLMESVILTGIGGVVGVLIGVTLALIIGYFVNIPPVFSIFSISLALGVSTFIGVIFGVTPAKKASQLNPIDALRAE; encoded by the coding sequence ATGAATTTTTTAGAAAGCTTAAAAGGAGCCATCCAAAACTTGAAAGGAAACAAGGTTAGATCATTTTTAACAATGCTAGGTATTATTATTGGTATCTCATCTGTTATAACAATGTCTGCCATAGGAAAGGGTGGACAACAGAATATAACTGGAGATTTAAAGGAAGGCGGATATGGAAAGTTTACTATATCTATTGATAAAGATGATGAGGAATTCAGATGGAAATATCTTTTAGAACCTGAAATTGTTGACTCTTTAAAAGAAACAAATATTTTCAAAAATGTTAGTGCTAATATAAGCACTCGTGTATTTTTAGAACTCGGAAAAAGAAGAGAGATTGTTCAACTTGTTGCTACTACATCTGACTACGAAAAAATTGATAAAACGGAGTATATTTTTGGTAGAGAATTTTTACCTTTCGAATATGAAAAGGGTGAAAAGATTTTAGTTATTGATAACTTAACAGCTAAAGATCTCTTTGGAAGTGCTGATAAAGCTATTGGAAACAAGATGTCTTTTGCAGTTGGAAGAAAAAATAGTCCTATCACCTATAAGATAGTGGGTGTTTTTAAAAATCCACTTGAAGAACTTATTAAAGTTATGGGCGGAAGAAGAATTCCTAGATTTATGAGAACTCCTTTAAATACCTATGATAAAGTTTATAATCTCTCAAAGGGTGGATATAACTCTATTATTGTTGAATCTAAAAATCCTGAAAATCTCGCTGCTGATATGAAAAATGCTAATACAATTTTAGAAGATATAACTGGAGTTAAAGGACTTTATCAAGTGGAAACTATGAGTAACGCTGCCGCATCTTTTGATAATATTTTAAGTACTCTTAATCTTTTTATTACTTTTGTTGCTGGTATATCACTATTTGTTGGTGGAATTGGAGTTATGAATATAATGCTTGTTAGTGTTATTGAAAGGACTAAAGAGATTGGTATTCGTAAAGCTATCGGAGCTACTAACAAAGATATTCTTATACAATTTCTAATGGAATCAGTTATTTTAACAGGAATCGGAGGAGTTGTAGGAGTATTAATTGGTGTTACCTTAGCTCTAATCATTGGTTATTTCGTAAATATCCCTCCTGTTTTTTCGATTTTTTCAATATCTTTAGCTTTAGGTGTTTCTACTTTTATTGGTGTTATATTTGGTGTTACTCCTGCAAAAAAAGCTTCACAGCTCAATCCAATCGATGCCCTAAGAGCTGAATAA
- a CDS encoding ABC transporter ATP-binding protein: protein MMIEIKDLNKYYINGEMKLHALKNINFSIEKGEFVAIMGSSGSGKSTMMNILGCLDHTFAGTYILDKIDISKLKDEELSRIRNLKIGFVFQSFNLLSKLSALENVELPLVYAGVHHKERAYKAKKVLEKVGLGDRLEHKPNELSGGQRQRVAIARALVNEPAIILADEPTGNLDSASEKEIMELFKELNNQGKTIVIVTHEPEVGKSCKRIIRFKDGEIIEDVRNS, encoded by the coding sequence ATTATGATAGAAATTAAAGATTTAAATAAATATTATATAAATGGAGAAATGAAACTTCATGCTTTAAAAAATATTAATTTTTCTATAGAAAAAGGTGAGTTTGTAGCAATTATGGGAAGTAGTGGAAGTGGTAAATCAACTATGATGAATATTTTAGGATGTTTAGATCATACCTTTGCTGGAACTTATATTCTTGATAAAATTGATATTTCAAAACTTAAAGATGAAGAATTATCTAGAATAAGGAATCTAAAAATAGGATTTGTTTTTCAATCTTTTAATCTATTATCAAAACTATCGGCTTTAGAAAATGTAGAACTCCCTTTAGTTTATGCAGGTGTTCATCATAAAGAAAGAGCATATAAAGCTAAAAAAGTTCTAGAAAAAGTTGGACTTGGAGATAGATTAGAGCATAAACCAAACGAACTTTCAGGAGGCCAAAGACAAAGAGTTGCCATAGCTAGAGCTCTTGTCAATGAACCTGCTATAATTTTAGCTGATGAACCTACAGGGAATCTTGATAGTGCTTCTGAAAAAGAGATCATGGAACTTTTTAAAGAATTAAATAACCAAGGAAAAACAATTGTTATAGTAACTCACGAACCTGAAGTTGGTAAGTCTTGCAAAAGAATTATTCGATTTAAAGATGGAGAAATAATAGAGGATGTGAGAAATTCATGA
- a CDS encoding efflux RND transporter periplasmic adaptor subunit, whose product MKTKFSILTIFIALFFLGACEQKNKNSQSQTIYTAEKAKLDKGSGFIDVDGSVEANDTKKIFVDKKLKVKKVFVQEGDFVEKGQILMTFDETERNNIKRNLEKEQLNLSKLKRNYTVEKELHKIGGSSANSVKDLSEEIRTSEINIDYYKEDLEKTAEKIESPVSGTITTLYAQENYSVNTDDPLLELTDLSDIKIVLEVPEYEVKDIKLNQKLTIKPEVFEKKISYPGIITKISRVSQVSKNTSENILQVEVKPTEEIPHIVPGFKVSARIYLGNDEPGIIIPSTSLLFDDINYFIYISDEKGKIQKRVVEFKDLKGDKIIITKGLSQGEFFIANPNNDLKSGDNIEITISESTNNSSQKKGNKL is encoded by the coding sequence ATGAAAACGAAATTTTCAATACTAACAATTTTTATAGCACTATTTTTTTTAGGAGCTTGTGAACAAAAAAATAAAAATAGTCAATCACAAACAATATATACTGCTGAAAAAGCAAAATTAGATAAAGGAAGCGGATTTATAGACGTAGATGGAAGTGTAGAAGCCAACGATACTAAAAAAATCTTCGTAGACAAAAAATTAAAAGTGAAAAAAGTTTTCGTTCAAGAGGGAGACTTTGTTGAAAAAGGTCAAATTTTAATGACTTTTGATGAGACAGAAAGAAATAATATAAAAAGAAATCTTGAAAAAGAGCAGCTTAATTTATCCAAATTAAAAAGAAATTATACTGTTGAAAAAGAGTTACATAAAATTGGAGGAAGTTCTGCAAACTCAGTTAAAGATTTAAGTGAAGAGATTCGAACTTCAGAGATTAATATTGATTATTATAAAGAAGATTTAGAAAAAACAGCAGAAAAAATTGAAAGCCCAGTTAGTGGTACAATTACAACTTTATATGCTCAAGAAAATTATTCTGTTAACACTGATGATCCTCTTTTAGAGCTTACAGATTTATCTGATATAAAAATTGTTTTAGAAGTACCTGAATACGAAGTTAAAGATATTAAACTTAATCAAAAATTAACTATAAAACCTGAAGTTTTTGAAAAAAAGATATCTTATCCTGGTATCATAACTAAAATCTCTAGAGTTTCACAGGTTTCTAAAAATACTTCTGAAAATATACTCCAAGTTGAGGTTAAGCCAACTGAAGAAATTCCTCATATAGTCCCTGGATTTAAAGTTTCTGCAAGAATATATTTAGGTAATGATGAACCTGGTATTATTATTCCTTCTACTTCTTTACTTTTTGATGATATTAATTACTTTATTTATATTAGTGATGAAAAAGGTAAAATTCAAAAAAGAGTTGTTGAATTTAAAGATTTAAAAGGAGACAAGATTATTATAACAAAAGGACTTTCTCAGGGTGAATTTTTTATAGCTAACCCTAATAATGATTTAAAATCTGGAGATAATATTGAAATTACAATATCTGAATCTACTAATAACTCTTCACAAAAAAAAGGTAACAAATTATGA
- a CDS encoding TolC family protein, which yields MKKYILIALLLSKLIYSQEVSLDNLLNEINKTSYENQIYNIKNNQNNFKEDYYKTGRYNGVKIDGGTEYKDKENRYTFESSIGYGDFYVQGEKVKNDENKVIYGAKRSLKDLVFSKDDSELNKLKVTRDITKIDLKQGIETQKLSLINLYKDYKDNQFELKLKQNALQTLEKEKKVLEKSYQMGSIPKIDLDSLLVSYNSISLEIDKIKNILDKIIERFYYDYGLKLQGTNLADLAPNKSDLDKYISLVGEKDLKKLNLEKEITKENIKYLKYDNKVPEISVGVERNSLNDENRVFFKFSKDIFYKDIDLSNEQSSLMEKEVIYKQKANEVIAERYKVQDNYYTLQKDYLVLENRTDLEKSKYEIKKLENTLGKVSYTEVMEAFDNYLELEVSKEKARNSLNAYIYQIIVRSEI from the coding sequence ATGAAAAAATATATATTGATAGCTCTACTTCTGAGTAAACTCATTTACTCTCAAGAGGTTAGCTTAGATAATTTACTTAATGAAATCAATAAAACCTCTTATGAAAATCAAATATATAATATTAAAAATAATCAAAATAATTTTAAAGAGGATTATTATAAAACAGGGAGATATAATGGTGTCAAAATTGATGGTGGAACTGAGTATAAAGACAAAGAAAATCGATACACATTTGAAAGTAGTATAGGCTATGGTGATTTTTATGTTCAAGGTGAAAAAGTTAAAAATGATGAAAATAAAGTTATTTATGGAGCCAAAAGAAGTTTAAAGGATTTAGTTTTTTCCAAAGATGATAGTGAATTAAATAAATTAAAAGTGACAAGAGATATAACTAAAATTGATTTAAAGCAAGGAATTGAAACTCAAAAATTATCTCTAATAAATCTATATAAAGATTACAAAGATAATCAATTTGAACTTAAACTTAAACAAAATGCTTTACAAACTTTAGAAAAAGAAAAAAAGGTTTTAGAAAAATCTTATCAAATGGGATCCATACCTAAAATTGATTTAGATAGTCTTTTAGTAAGTTACAATAGTATTAGTTTAGAAATTGATAAAATCAAAAATATATTAGATAAAATTATTGAAAGATTTTATTATGATTATGGTTTAAAGCTTCAAGGAACCAATTTAGCAGACTTAGCTCCAAATAAAAGTGATTTAGATAAATATATATCTTTAGTTGGAGAAAAAGATTTGAAAAAGCTTAATCTTGAAAAAGAGATTACAAAAGAAAATATTAAATATTTAAAATATGACAATAAAGTTCCTGAAATCTCTGTAGGAGTTGAAAGAAATAGTTTAAATGACGAAAATAGAGTATTTTTTAAATTTTCTAAAGATATCTTTTATAAAGATATTGATCTTTCCAACGAACAAAGTTCTCTTATGGAGAAAGAGGTAATTTACAAACAAAAAGCAAATGAAGTAATTGCAGAAAGATATAAAGTTCAAGATAACTATTATACTTTACAAAAAGATTATCTTGTTTTAGAAAATAGAACAGATTTAGAGAAATCTAAATATGAAATAAAAAAATTAGAAAATACTCTTGGAAAAGTTAGTTATACAGAAGTCATGGAAGCTTTTGATAATTATCTAGAACTTGAAGTGTCAAAAGAGAAAGCTAGAAACTCTTTAAATGCCTACATCTATCAGATTATAGTAAGGAGTGAAATTTAA